The sequence below is a genomic window from Gossypium hirsutum isolate 1008001.06 chromosome A11, Gossypium_hirsutum_v2.1, whole genome shotgun sequence.
CTAGAATACAAAATTTGCTCTTTTATTGAAATATGACACTTCTCAATTAAActagagaagagaaaagaaaagaaagaattacCTGTTATTTAAATGCCATCCCTTGATGTTTGCCACTTGAGTCAAAGCATTTCGCCACCTTTGGATCTTGTCTCTATCTTCCTTGTATCTCTCTTCGTGTTTGGCAAAGGCCTCCTCAactttctctttctgttttcttaaaTCGGATGGATCCACATTGTAGAAAATTGGAAATACCTTATGTCCCATGTCGTTTTTTTGCTTAACAATCTCAGCAAGCTCCTCCAAGCACCAACTTGAAAAGGCATAAGTTTGTGAAAAAACGATGATCGAGCACCATGATTGCTGAATTGCTGTAAAGAGTTCTGGCGCGATCTCTTCGCCGACCTCCAGCTTTGAATCATCCCTGAAAGTGACGATCCCACTCCTACTTAGAGCATCATAGAGATGATCGGTAAAGTTGTTGCGGGTATCTTCACCTCTAAAACTCAAGAAAACATCATATTTCTTTCTAGAAATGGACGAAGAAGTTGAAGGTAATGACAACATGAGGATGTATGAGAAGAGAAGAATATCTCAATCTGGTGTTCAAAATCAGAAAATAGATCGCCCAATACccacaaagaaaatagaaaaagtaagTATATGAGCATAGGGGCGGAAATTAGGGGTCCAAGATGAGCTATGGACCTTCTTTCCAAGAAGGTGAGAGTTGGCAAAGTGGATGCTAGTTTAATTataagtaataattaaaaatgttgGACGGTTTGTATTTTACGTATTTAATTATAAGATTATGACAATAATAATTAGAATATAATTTTAAAGCATGTGACTATCAGTTTGAATACACTCTTTACAGTGTAGGTTGTTTAGTATATTAGCATGTGACCATCAGTTTGAATACACTCTTTACTGTCACCTTTATTTCTAAGAATGACATCTATGTAATATTTTCCTCAAACCCAAATTAATtcataatcatttaaaaaattcataacccataatatttaaacttaaaaagtcTAAGTTTCatatctaaaattatttaaatttgaattgattttaacTATCATATGAAATTTTAACTTAAGTTCAAATAGAAAATAactcaaatttaaattaaattaaaaaaatactcaaaacctgaattaattcATTCTAAATAGATTCAACTCACTCAATGGAGAGAGCTACTTCTTATTACACCTTATATTGCTTGGGAAAAATAAAGGAGTTAGTGGGAATGAGCGATGAAGCCAATAAGAATTTTGTATAGCATGGGAAATTATAAACGTATACTAGAGAATGAAttatatgaaactgtgattccaggtcatctttatctatttttaataggAGGAtcacaaatcaaatttttactcttaatttttaattttttcatacagattattttttacttaaacaaattttttttgtatataatttaattcaaatgtGAAAGCATTGAAAGAAAGATAAACGCTTAgctcaaataattttaaaagattaaattatacaCATATCACATTTAATATATAAGTTGGTCTAAATTGTGACGATCTTAAATAAAACTATTAACcatataaagatatatatatttatatatattttaaccatcaTATCTAATACTTGTATTATGAGTAAAGATATccaaaatgattattttttgtgtaaaaaaataattaataggaCAAGGTTGGTTAAGTAGTTTACCACGGTTAATGCTATTTTTTCcatctatatttttaaaattatttaatatatgtatttaaaaatacttatatatatcaaataaattacattgaataaattccaaatataaaatattcataaattatATAAGATACTCATCAATAAACTTCACAAATAAAAAGATATTGCTTGTTCCACTTTATCATTGAAACGGTGTACAACCGGAACCAGTGCAGAACCCACCACCATGATTCTACCTGCTGAACAACTAGGTATTCAGGCATGGTGCTAGAGAGGTGTCAGTTGAGTCAACTTTTGCATTGTTAgctgtcatgtttattctgatagCTGCGTTGGGAATCCCCTACAGGTTTTTGGGATTTATAGTAGATTAGACGAGTACTAGAATAAGCTATTAATATTAACTACGAGATATTTTGCAGATTGGATCAGTATGTCATTGCTAAGtttgctgaaaattttgaatagataGCAAGAACCCTGGCAGAGAATGCTGGACTGAATCCAATGGATATCATTTCTAAGTTGTATGAAAAGCATGCATCTGGAAATGCACTGTGTTGCGTGTAGATCAGGTAATTTAGTAGAGGCAGAAAGCTTGAAAATGAAAATCGCACTTAAAATAGTTTGTTGATGGGATTAGGTTCTCATGCAATGCCATTGATTCAATGTTTGCAGATTATGATGGCGAAACCAGCTGGAGGTCCAGCGAGGAGAGATCAACCTGCAGGAATGGACGAGGACTGATGAAGGTTGGTCAGCATGCAGCACCAGGAGCAATCAAGAAGCTGGCCAAAAAGCCCGAGCCATGTAGGAGCTCCTGGAGCATGTGCAGCTGTTGAATTTAGTTCATTTTATTGTTTTTgattaatgtaatttaatttagttcattttgaacAATGTTAGGTAGAAGTTTGACGTATTTGTAAAGTGTTTGAGATGTTAACCAGCTTTGTTCATGTGTACAAGCTTAGTTTTCCAAGTTCCAATGTATTAGTCGTAGTTGGTATAGATTAGTTGACCTTATACTGATTTTAACAAGCTAAATGCTTGgttttatgtattggcattaagCCATTGTTTAATCTTAAggaaaaatcatcatcttttcattcaaaataacttcccatcttttctttgcttttattttttctgTTCTTGAACTCTGCTTGTTTCTTCAGCAAGTATCGAGCCTTACTGCTTAAGTTTTTGCTGAACCTTAGTTGCTCTTTTGTTCTtaacaccaacaattggtatctagagctgtAATCTCTGTGGACCTGTTCTAGTTAAGCTTCAAAACAAATGGCTTCATCAggcttttcaccagctgcaccaccagtcttcaatggtGAGGGCTATCACATATGGGTGGTCAAAATGAAGACTTAGCTGCAGGCATTCGACCTATGGGAGGTGGTCAACTCAGATGCTGAACCAGCACCACTTCGAGCCAACCCAACAGTGGCTCAGATCAAGCAACATGCTGATGAaaggaccaaaaggcacaaagccatgtcttgcGTTCAGAATTGTGTCTCAGATGTGATTTTTATAAGGATTATGGCATGTGAGACACCAAAACAGGCCTAGGATAGATTGAAGgaagagtttcaagggacagaaAGGACAAGGCAGCAATAGCTTCTAAACCTGAGAAAGGAtttcgaaaatttgaaaatgaaagaggAAGAAATTGTTAAGCAGTATTCAGAGAGAATTATGGCTATGGTAAATAGCATAAGGCTCATTGGAGAGCACTTTAGTGAAgcaaggatagtggagaaggtgaTCTCAACCTTAcctgagaggtatgaggcaaaaatttcTTCCCTCGAAGACTCAAGGGACCTAACCAGCATCTCACTGATAGAGCTGATCAATACTCtttatgcacaagagcaaagaagggtCAACAGACTAGAGGAACACCAAGAAGGTGCCTTCCAAGCCAAAACCAAACCTGCCTCAAGCAccactgcctacaaaggcaagaagaaTTGAAGAGACAAGCCTAAGTCAGATGCTCCAAAAAGATGGGATCGACCCGCAAGCATTGTAAGAGGCCTGGTCATCTAGAGGCCAActgctggtttaggccagatgtGCAGTGCCAATACTGCAAAAAGATGGGCCATGTTGAAAAGGTTTGCAAAACCAAGGGCAGACCAAAGCAAGGTCAACCACAACAGCCAAAGGCTGAAGCTCAAATAGCTGAAGAAAGCAGTGACCATGAGGAGCAGGTCTTTGCAGTTCCTTGCTTAACTGTACAAGTGAAAGTCTCAAATGGATGGCTCCTAGACAGTGGttgcaccaaccacatgacaccaGATGCTGTCATCTTCAAGTCATTAGACAGAAGCTATAAAACCAAGGTAAAAGTTGGGAATGGTCATTTCATTAAGGCAGAAGGCAAGGGAGATGTCCTGATAAGGACTCCCATAAGTAACAAGCTCATTTCAAATGTTCTATTGGTACCTAagattgacagaaacctgctTAGCATAGCTTAGTTGcttgaaaagggctatattgTGGTGTTCAAGGGAAATGAGTGCCAAAtcaatgatccaagtggatcTAAGCTCATGACAGTAGCCATGACAGACAAAAGCTTTGTTGTGGACTGGAGCAAAGGTTTAGATAGTGCCTACACTGTTTCTTTAGATGAATCCAAGCTATGGCATCAAAGACTTGGCCATGTCAACTTCAGATCAATGGATCAGATGGTCAGGGAGGATTTGGTTGAAAACTTCACTAACTCAGTTGAGAAAGAGGAGGTTTGTGAAGTATGTCAActaggaaagcaggccagactGCCATTTCCTTCAAACAAAGCCTGGAGAGCCTCAGAAAGATTACAGCTTGTGCACATTGATGTGTGTCGCCCATGAAGACTCAGTCACTAAATGGAAGCAGGTATTTCATtctatttattgatgatcattcAAGATTTTTCTAGATTTACTTCTTGAAGCACAAATTAGAGGTGGCCTTTGTGTTTTGGAAATTCAAGGCTGCTGCAGAGACTGAGACAGGTTGCAAACTAAAGTCTTTAAGGTCTGACAATGGAACAGAGTAtacttcagctcagtttcaagcctTTTGTGATAAGGCGTTAtacttcagctcagtttcaagcctTTTGTGATAAGGCAGGTATCAAACATTAGCTCACCAACACCTATACTCCTCAGCAAAATGGAGTcagtgaaagaaagaatagaagcttgatggatatggccaggtgcttgatgtTCGAGAAGAATTTTCCCAAAACCTTGTGGCCTGAGGCAGTTAACACTGCTGTTTACATTCAAAACAAGCTCCCAACCAAGGCATTGAGTCACAAAACTCTATTTGAAGCCTAGTTTGGGTTCAAGCCATCACTAGCTCATCTGAAAGTCTTTGGCTGCATATGCTATGCACTTGTCCCAACTGTAAAGAGGGACAAGTTGTCCAAGAAGGCTCAACCTGGTATTCTGGTAGGCTACAGCACAGTTAAAAAGGGTTATAGGATCTtagatccttcaacaaacaaggtatttgtaacagcctaattttcagtggtgtcggaacagtgattcgagatcactaaatccgacaaattagtaggaaatattattaatttagtgagtataagttaaatgtgaagttaggaaaaattttgaaatagtgaaatatactaaaatatatatattaaaataattaaaattgaaaacgaggtatcgagacctcgggaattttaaatcgagccataaatatttttataaatatttatggagtgttaataagttagtattaaagtttcgtcaagaaattttaaagtactaatagctaattgaacaaaaaggactaaattgtatcaaatgcaaaattgtgggaaatgattaaatagcttaaatgataaaagaaagagggtttaaaaggcaaatagacccaagttctatttgggctggacggcaagagcatgaaatcaccaagaaaataaggggaattaagggcaaaattggaaaattgcaaaatttacttaataaagctaggactaaagtggaattatctagatttctctttatttttctgcattctcatcagcaaaagcaccatggaagagttcccttaagctggtttttcatatttttactgcaagtaagttcaattcttgattatttcttgaaattttgtgcttttgtgacttttacaactaggtccatttgttgaattcattagttcttgattctatgaaagaaattgaaagtttctatgaatatgtgctggaagtatatgatgatttgacatagaattagagctttaaattgtttatatgctgattttattgaaagaattgaatagaaagtgaatgtttaggacctaaattgtaaaagagtttgaggttagagttttatgtggaaattctgaatttcaatagttatgaaataacttataatgtctaagaaaagtattaattgagaaaattagtttaattgatgggttaattaagtaaggactgaattgtatgaactgtgaaatttggggcaaaatgaaaatcaacattttgcactaaaacagttttggacagcagcaatagtctaaatttgaaaaatatccaaaaattttagaaatctaattagagtatgaataaaatatgaaattaaagcttattgagtctagtttcttatagaagaaacggtgtaagcaatggaattgtaaatcatgagatataataagttttgtgagacaatgttagaatgatttcgggttcccctgttttgactttggaaaatcatcaaaaattgaagaaaaataattaagggattaaatttatatttttaaaatacttaaagagtctattttcaatagaaataagcgggaacatcatccgaaactcgtacgatgagataattaattcttagtgaagaagggtcggaactatcagacagcagaacaggggaaattttaaagaataaactgtacttattggctgaaccaaaaattctgaaaattttatggtaataagataagtaagtctagtttcaggtaaaatttgtggatcttaatttcgagttctgtagcttaagatataaataatttagtgactatgacacaaatggacagttttgaatatacataagtaaattgtgaaatcgtacttacaagaatgttatatacattaagggtgtggaatggagaggaggatgaggaaaaatatatatgaatattcagttagcatggctaatttgcatgttttaagctcatggactaaattgaataaaagtaaaactttagggggcaattttgtaaaaatgtcaaaaatgactaaattgaagggaataaattgttttattatctaaattaataaattgaatgaaattatcaatttaagattgggtgaaatttgggaaaatggtaaattaccaatatgcccctaaatcttggtatttctgcaatttagtcaggtaggttcggataccctgaatgagcatgtaaatatgaaaacttaagtattgtatcgtattttatatgatattttgaattgaatatatgaaaaggatgttacatgaaacatgaaaatgaatactaaataatataaattaattgaaattattctaaaaatttcggtaatgcctcgtatcctatcccggtctcaggtacgggtatggggtattacatttaatggtatcagagctaaggtttagtcggttctcggaccgaacgtagcatatgtgaagtctagaaatacatgccattatgtaaCTTGTGATACGATAATGTAATATCTTCCAACTCTGAtgagatttattttacttaaagataGAGATACTTTCCCAACCGAGCTAATTACGATAATGTTGAAAGCGATACTCAAATATATGAGCAAAAGTAGATTATGATGAGTcggaactcataaaggtatgaataaatgttatatttaaatttatgtgtatagtaagtaaaattttaaggtaagtattaatattgaattgaatttgtatggatatatgtgattgatgtggaaatagaattttggatatatgttatatttgaaaattttattgattgggaatgtgacgaaattgatatgaatatgtgattaattgaaatgtatattgattggaaactggaaagtgaatcaaataccctattaacagtatcggaccagattggatacaaatggcatgccattgggtttgtgatgtgatgaggagatttgtagttcggccgagaagatggttatgttattatatacttcggtttatccgaagagacatttaatgccttattggtgtgtttgggaggatatgatatactggtgtgttatggaggatttataatattccgggtgtgtttgggttggatattctagtgtgtttgggaggattatatgatactggtgtgttttggaggattatactggtgtgttttggttggacattttggtgtgtttggatggaatccgtgtatccgccaaagtccgagtcttgttaataggggtaaatatgaatattaagtgaaattgaaatgagaattgaattccctattaacttgtcAGACTAGTCGAATAtaattgacatgccataggaactggaagtgtacgggatttgtcggctttactgatcaggcactttatgtgtcgtattttagGCACCTTGTATGTCACagcaggcacctcgtgtgtcgtttcaggcacttatgtgtcgtattctgatcaggtactatgtaccgttttaggcacaatgtgccttactggtgtgtttggttggatccgtgtatccgtctgagtccaagttatgttaatagggttgaataaatgaaatgagaaaatcgaatgaatttgatcgattaaactattgaaagtgtgaaaaagtggaattatgaaaagaaatgtgaattgtgaattgaaatagagatatgagattgaaagcttgaaccaaaggttcatgaattgattaaagataatatagatgatatatgatgccatttgatgaaagactattgccgagatatgaaattaaagcataattaacacatatgacttatattgttacatgtttgatgtctattatttattatagtatttataatttgaattatggtaaaacCACTGAGTACAAACATACTCAACGTACgattgtattactataattcaaattatttattattaaatgttaaatttaaattatgtatatggtaagagaagtatgagttagtgatattgagatatttgaaatgCGTTTATGATGAGAAGGAACTTAGAAATGTaagaatagaagttcatgatatgtatgtgataatgtatgaaatgagataatcaaaagttgagaaatgatgaaacgtgaatgaaatgaaagtttatattgtgataaacttatctatgtttgtgtggcattcatatgatattatgtgtctgacttgtttggttaagtaaatgctatgagtaaatttactcaaaattcatggaatgtatgtttaagtacactagtttgaaatgaataattgaaaagttcgtgtaacataatcatgtatgttaatttgcttgaagtgaattatgtaattgtgaagatatgatgttgatgataaacACTAagttatatgtttgaatttatgAGAActcagttagaggctttacgacctcaccctctTACCAATGTagtattttataatgaaaatttacaaaaaaaatgttgaataagttcacaaATGTGAAACTAATGAGTACAGTAATGGAATAATTAATAATGCAGACGAAGTTGAAAATAGTTTGACAAGTGAatacaattttgaaaaaaaaagatatcagattattctaaagatcattcagattacgtaatgtcacggttaaagaaaaagttaacctCGGCTAGTCGACTTATTCAGATACGATGTCTGAAGTATgtgtttgctgaaatttttcccgaattggttttcgttagtgaatggaatgatgcggggttcatgatgacagaattagtaaaaaaaatgataattgagtagtaaagatgtctgtgtgtgaTAGTTACAGTTGAAACGAATATGATCAtcttttctgggtattctatatattcttttatcctcagagatatgtgtGTGGTTATTCAGTCTCTGGTGGAGTTCTGATGTTTTGAGAATGCTAGTTAATTATGATGTTAGACGAAAGCCCTATTGGTCTGGTCGGTTTATGATTgtcatttcttcatcttcttggaattctattttaatatgttggaaatgaagttaatggtaaaaatttatgtgagactattcttatgtttctactgattatgattttgttttatacatgcaggaaatatattatctctgttatgaTGGAAGTCTAGAGTCGGTAAACAGTGTTTTTCTTTTGGCTTTCTTTGAGAaattatcaagatctttattatcttcttgtgagttagatGTACTAGTGATTGCACGAGCGTTACATAATATCTTTGAGTTCATGTTCAGATGCCTATTTGTTAGCAAGTAAGCCGAACATTAAGAACATTTAGGATTATTGCAGTCAATGATAATACtagtgtgttatgagatagaatgACTATAGATTTCGAATTGGGATTGTCATTAACATCagaaaagaaaatgttatttagtttatgGTTGTTCATTTGACAAAGAAAGATCTGTATGATCATTTCAGTAGGTACAGAGTTTTCATTTGACAGATCAGCTGAATATATGTATCCCTGATAGGGTAATTTAGAATTTTGACAGTATATTCCAACATTGTGTTCTAGAGTTCAAAGGTGAATGGAAAAAGATATTCGAGGTTAAATCAAATTGTGATTCTGAGAAGTTAGTAAAGGTGTTTTATGAgtgttgaaagcaacttcttctggtaagattttcggggacgaaaatccctaaaggggggagagttgtaacagcctaattttcagtagtgtcggaacagtgattcgagatcactaaatccgacaaattagtaggaaatattattaatttagtgagtataagttaaatgtgaagttaggaaaaattttgaaatagtgaaatatactaaaaatatatatatatattaaaataattaaaattgaaaacgaggtatagagacctcgagaattttaaatcgagccataaatatttttataaatatttatggagtgctaataagttagtattaaagtttcgtcaagaaattttaaagtactgatagctaattgaacaaaaaggactaaattgtatcaaatgcaaaattgtgggaaatgattaaatagcttaaatgataaaagaaagagggtttaaaaggaaaatagacccaaggtctatttgggctggacggcaagagcatgaaatcaccaagaaaataaggggaattaagggcaaaattggaaaattgcaaaatttacttaataaagctaggactaaagtggaattatctagatttctctttatttttctgcattctcatcagaaaaaacaccatggaagagttcccttaagctggtttttcatatttttactgcaagtaagttcaattcttgattatttcttgaaattttgtgtttttgtgacttttacaactaggtccatttgttgaattcattagttcttgattctatgaaagaaattgaaagtttatatgaatatgtgctggaagtatatgatgatttgacatagaattagagctttaaattgtttatatgctgattttattgaaagaattgaatagaaagtgaatgtttgggacctaaattgtaaaagagtttgaggttagagttttatgtggaaattctgaatttcaatagttatgaaataacttataatgtctaggaaaagtattaattgagaaaattagtttaattgaggggttaattaaataaggactgaattgtatgaactgtgaaatttggggcaaaatgaaaatcaacattttgcactaaaacagttttggacagcagcaatagtctaaatttgaaaaatctccaaaaattttagaaatctaattagagtatgaataaaatatgaaattaaagcttattgagtctagtttcttatagaagaaacggtgtaagcaatggaattgtaaatcatgagatataataagttttgtgagacaatgtcagaatgatttcgggttcccctattttgactttggaaaatcataaaaaattgaagaaaaataattaagggattaaatttatatttttaaaataattaaagagtttattttcaatagaaataagcgggaacatcatccgaatctcgtacgatgagataattaattcttagtgaagaagggtaggaactatcagacagcaaaacaggggaaaatttaaagaataaactgtacttattggctgaaccaaaaattctgaaaattttatggtaataagataagtaagtctagtttcagggaaaatttgtggatcttaatttcgagttctgtagcttaagatataaacaatttagtgattatgacacaaatggacagttttgaatatacataagtaaattgtgaaatcgtacttacaagaatgttatatacattaaggatgtggaatggagaggaggatgaggaaaaatatatatgaatattcagttagcatggctaatttgcatgttttaagctcatggactaaattgaataaaagtaaaactttagggggcaattttgtaaaaatgtcaaaaatgactaaattgaagggagtaaattgttttattatctaaattaataaattgaatgaaattatcaatttaagattgggtgaaatttgggaaaatggtaaattaccaatatgcccctaaatcttggtatttctgcaatttagtcaggtaggttcggataccctgaatgagcatataaatatgaaaatttaagtattgtatcgtattttatat
It includes:
- the LOC121209442 gene encoding disease resistance protein RPV1-like isoform X2; its protein translation is MLSLPSTSSSISRKKYDVFLSFRGEDTRNNFTDHLYDALSRSGIVTFRDDSKLEVGEEIAPELFTAIQQSWCSIIVFSQTYAFSSWCLEELAEIVKQKNDMGHKVFPIFYNVDPSDLRKQKEKVEEAFAKHEERYKEDRDKIQRWRNALTQVANIKGWHLNNRHESEFIRDIVKKISAKLCQTYSITHSDLVGITLPLEDLYLKINIGEDDVRIIGICGMGGIGKTTLARVAYDQMLPYFEDLSW